The Streptomyces venezuelae genomic interval TCACCGCCCGTCTGGGCGAGGACGTCCCCCCGGCGCTCTCCGGCCCCTCCACCGTCGCGGCCCGCTTCGGCGCCCGGCAGCGCGCCAGCTGGTGGCTGAGCGCCCCCGCCGACCTCCCCGTCGTCGTCACCGCCGTCTCCGGCTTCGCCGACGGCCGCGCCATGGACCGCCCGCAGCCCGCCGACCGGGCCATGGCCCGTGGCCGTACCGACGCCACCGCCCAGTCCGGCCTCGGCCACGAGGCCAAGGGCATCACCGCGCGCTTCGAAGCACTGCTGCGCAAGGCCGTCGCGGCGACCGTCAAGGAGAAGGAGAACGCCCGGTGACCAGCCCCACCCCCACCCGGCCGACCTCCCCCACCCGGCCGACGTCCCTCGCCCGGCCGGGCGCCTCAGGACCCGTCCGCGCGACCGCCGTCGTGCTCCTCGCCGCCGCCTTCTCCGTCCTGCCCGCGACCACCGCCCCCGCCCACGCCGACACCATCCGGGCCCGCCAGTGGGGCCTGGAGGCCATGCACACCACGGAGGCCTGGCGCACCACCAAGGGCAAGGGCATCACCGTCGCCGTCCTCGACACGGGCGTCGACGCCGACCACCCCGACCTGGCCGGCTCCGTCCTCCCCGGCCGCGACCTCATCGGCTTCGGCGCCTCCGAGGGCGACCGCGCCTGGGCCCGCCACGGCACCGCCATGGCCGGCATCATCGCCGGGCACGGCCACGGCCCCGGCAACGAGAGCGGCGTCCTCGGCATCGCCCCCGACGTCGAGATCCTGCCCGTCCGGGTCATCCTGGAAAGCAGCGACAAGGCCCGCGACAAGGCCCGCAAGACCCGAGGCACCGCCCTCGCCGAGGGCATCCGCTGGGCCGCCGACCACGGCGCCGACGTCATCAACCTCTCCCTCGGGGACGACTCCAAGTCCGCCCACCCGGACGCCGGCGAGGACGCCGCCGTCCAGTACGCCCTCGCCAAGGGCGTCTCCGTCGTCGCCTCCGCCGGCAACGGCGGCGAGAAGGGCGACCACATCTCGTACCCCGCCGCCTACCCCGGCGTCATCGCCGTGACCGCCGTCGACCGCTACGGCACCCGAGCCTCCTTCTCCACCCGCCGCTGGTACGCCACGGTCAGCGCCCCCGGCGTCGACATCGTCATCGCCGACCCCGACCGCCGCTACTACGAGGGCTGGGGCACCAGCGCCGCCGCCGCGTTCGTCTCCGGCGCCGTCGCCCTCGTCAGATCCGCCCACCCCGACCTCACCCCGGCGCAGATCAAGCAGCTGCTCGTCGACACCGCCCGCAACCGCCCCAAGGGCGGCCGCAGCGATGCCAAGGGGTACGGGACGGTCGACCCGGCCGCCGCCATCGAGGCGGGGGCCAAGCGCAAGGGCGGCGACCCCAAGAACGCCACCACCGGCTACCGGCGGCCGTACTTCGGCCCAGGCCCGACAGCCCCCGTCGAGGAGAGCCGCCCCCTCGGCCTGCTGGCCCCCGTCGCCGGCGGACTCGGCGCCCTGCTGCTCCTGACCGCCTTCGCCCTCGGACGCTCGAAGCGCACCCGCTGACACACCAGGCCCGCCCGAGGCACGGTCACCGCACCCACCCACCGCTCACCACCCACCCACCACCCACCCACCACCACCCGGCGGCCGGTGAGCCTCACGCCGCCGGTTAGGCTCGGTGCGTGGCGCTCAAGAACATCCCGGACCCCGGTTTCTCCGACGACGACGGCACCGCCGACCCGCGGCTCGCCGCGGCCCTCGCGGCCTGGGCGGAGGACAGGACCGCGCACGGCCCGGTCCTCGAAGCGCTCAAGGGCGCCCGGCTCCTCGTCCCCGTGGTCGCCGTCCTCGGCGAGGTGGAGACCGACGAGAACGGCCTGCGCCGCGAGAAGACCAGCGACATGGCGGTCCCCACCCTCACCGCCGGCGACCGCCGGGCCCTGCCCGCCTTCACCTCGCTCGCCTCGCTCGCCCTGTGGGACCCCGAGGCCCGGCCCGTGGCCGTCCCGCTCCACCAGGCGCTCCAGGCCGCGGCGCACGAGAAGGCCGACACCGTCGTCCTGGACCTCGCGGGCCCCGTCCCGTACCAGCTGACGGGACCGGCGCTGCTCGCCCTCGCCGAGGGCCGCGCCAGCGCCGACCCGCTCGACGACCCGGCCGTCCGCGAGGCCGTACGGGCCGCGGTCGCGGCCGAGCCCTCCGTCCTCCGCGCCCACCTGGGCCCCGGCAGCGCCGACGGCACCCTCGCCCTGGTCCTCGCCGGGGACGCCGCCCCGGCGGAGGCCGCCCAGCGCGTGGCCCGCGCCCTGGCCGCCGACGAAACACTGAGGGCCCGCCTGGTGCGCGGCCTCGACCTGGCACTCCTGCCGGCCTCGGCCACGCCTCCGGGCGAGCCCTTCTACGTGAAGAAGTAAGACGTACGGGGCGACTCAGCCGTACACGGGACCCGTGTACTTCTCGCCCGGCCCCTGACCCGGCTCGTCCGGGATCAGGGACGCCTCGCGGAAGGCGAGCTGGAGGGACTTCAGGCCGTCCCGCAGGGGAGCGGCGTGGAAGGAGGAGACCTCCGTCGCACCGGCGTCCAGCAGGCCCGCGAGCGCGTGCACCAGCTTGCGGGCCTCGTCGAGGTCCTTGTACTTGTCGCCCTCCTCGGTGAGCCCGAGCTTCACCGCGGCGGCGCTCATCAGGTTGACGGCGACCGTCACGATCACCTCGACGGCCGGGACCTCCGCGATGTCGCGGGTCATGGCGTCGAAGTCGGGGTTTTCGGGGGAGTCCGCGGACTCGTTCTGGGGGGTCTCGCTCATGCCTCATACGATAGGCCGGTCCTCGGTTAGCGGAGACCGCCGGGTCCTGCTAACCTTGTGTAACGACCGGCCGGACACTTGTGTGCCCGGCCCACAAGTGGAGGCTCCGTACTCCCACCTGACCACCCTCGCGGGTGGCGGGTCACCGGTCAGGTGGTGCCCATCGTTCCGTACGGACGATGGAACCGCCCGAGTTTGCGCCCCGCGGTTGACCGCGGCGGTGCTCCGGTATTTCCGTGGAGCCCCGCCTGTGTCCCGTCCGGGGCGTTTTTCATGTGCCGGGTCGGTTGGTCTCAGTGAACAGACGTTGCGCGTCCGTCCGCCAGGCGGTCGCGTGGTGCTACCGAGGAGGATCCATCAGCGCCGAGCCCCGCATCAACGACAGGATTCGCGTTCCCGAGGTGCGACTTGTCGGACCCAGCGGCGAGCAGGTCGGGATTGTTCCGCTTGCCAAGGCCCTGGAGCTCGCACAGGAGTACGACCTCGACCTGGTCGAGGTCGCGGCGAACGCCCGTCCGCCCGTGTGCAAGCTCATGGACTACGGGAAGTTCAAGTACGAGTCGGCCATGAAGGCCCGTGAGGCGCGCAAGAACCAGGCGCACACGGTCATCAAGGAGATGAAGCTCCGGCCGAAGATCGACCCGCACGACTACGACACCAAGAAGGGTCACGTCGTCCGGTTCCTCAAGCAGGGCGACAAGGTCAAGATCACGATCATGTTCCGTGGTCGTGAGCAGTCCCGCCCCGAGCTTGGTTTCCGGCTGCTTCAGCGGCTGGCGTCGGACGTCGAGGAGCTTGGCTTCATCGAGTCCAACCCGAAGCAGGACGGCCGGAACATGATCATGGTTCTCGGCCCGCACAAGAAGAAGACCGAGGCCATGGCCGAGGCGCGTGAGGCCCAGGCCGCGCGCAAGGCCGAGCGCCAGGGTGTCGCCGCCGACGAGGCGTCCGACGCTCCGGTCGAGGAGGCTCCGGCCACCGACGCTCCGGTCGCCGAGGCTCAGGCCGACGCTCCGGTCGAGAACCCCGAGGCGTGACCCACGGGCTGCCATCCAGGCAGCCCCGGGCCCGCCCGGAACCACCAAAACCAAGAATTGACGCTCCCGGCAGTCCGGTGTCCGCACCGGGGGAGCGCCACTGACGAGGAGATACGGCGCTATGCCGAAGAACAAGACGCACTCCGGTGCCAAGAAGCGCTTCAAGGTCACCGGCTCCGGCAAGATCCTGCGCGAGCGCGCCGGCAAGCGCCACCTGCTCGAGCACAAGTCGTCCAAGCTGACGCGTCGCCTCACCGGCACCGCGGAGATGGCCCCGGGTGACACCAAGACCATCAAGAAGATGCTGGGCATCTGACAGATCGTCTCGCGCCCTCGGTCACGAGGGCCATCCGGTCAGACCGGGACCCATTCGTTTTTCGGGTCGTGTGAGTCCAACCACGACCCCGCTACAAGGAGTTAACAAGTGGCACGCGTCAAGCGGGCAGTCAACGCCCACAAGAAGCGCCGGGCGATCCTCGAGGCGGCCTCCGGCTACCGCGGTCAGCGTTCGCGCCTGTACCGCAAGGCCAAGGAGCAGGTCACCCACTCGCTGGTCTACAACTACAACGACCGCAAGAAGCGCAAGGGCGACTTCCGGCAGCTGTGGATCCAGCGCATCAACGCGGCTGCCCGTCTGAACGGCATGACGTACAACCGCCTCATCCAGGGTCTGAAGGCCGCCAACATCGAGGTGGACCGCAAGATCCTCGCCGAGCTGGCCGTCAACGACGCCAACGCGTTCGCCGCGCTGGTCGAGGTCGCGCAGAAGGCTCTGCCGGCCGACGTCAACGCCCCGAAGGCCGCCGCCTGATCTTCCAGGCCGCAGTACCTCTGCCCGGACCCGCAGGCGCTCGCGCCTGCGGGTCCGGGTGCGTCGGCCCCCGAAGTCGCCGTCCCCCTCGATAGAGAGAACCGCCGCACCTCATGGTCACCCCCGAGCTGATCTCCCCGCGTTCCCCGCGCGTCGTCGCCGCCCGGCGGCTCGCCAAGCGCAACTTCCGGGGCAAGGACCGCCTCTTCATCGCCGAGGGCCCGCAGGCCGTCCGGGAGGCCGTCGAGCATCGCGGCGCAGGCGGGGAACCCACCCTCGTCGAGCTCTTCACCACCGTCGAGGCCGCCGAGCGGTACGCCCCGATCATCGAGGCCGCCCTCGCCTCCGGCGCCCGCGTCCACCACGCGTCCGACGCCGTCCTCGCCGAGGTCTCCCAGACCGTCACCCCGCAGGGCATCGTCGGCGTCTGCCGCTTCCTGGACTCGCCCTTCGAGGAGATCGTCGCCGCCCGGCCCAAGCTGGTCGCCGTCCTCGCACACGTCCGCGACCCCGGGAACGCCGGCACCGTGCTGCGCTGCGCCGACGCCGCCGGCGCCGACGCCGTCGTCCTCACCGACGCCTCCGTCGATCTCTACAACCCCAAGTCCGTCCGCGCCTCCGTCGGCTCCCTCTTCCACCTGCCGGTCGCCGTCGGCGTCCCCGTGGAGCAGGCCGTCGCCGGGCTGAAGAGCGCGGGCGTACGGATCCTCGCCGCCGACGGAGCGGGCCAGGACGACCTCGACGACGAGCTGGACGCCGGCACCATGGGCGGGCCCACCGCCTGGATCTTCGGCAACGAGGCCTGGGGACTGCCCGAGGAGACCAGGGCCCTCGCCGACGCCGTCGTACGCGTCCCCATCCACGGCAAGGCCGAGAGCCTCAACCTCGCCACCGCGGCAGCCGTCTGCCTGTACGCCTCCGCCCGTGCCCAGCGCCCCCGAACCTCCGCCTGAGGGGTCCATTCCGGCGTCCGTGCCCAGTAGAGTGACGCACTCGGGGGCCCACTGCGCTACACGGAGGGGTGGGATACGGGGATGACGGTCGGCACGGACAGTCCCGCACAGGCACGGAGCGCCGAGCCGCACGCCCCGGAGCAGCCCGGAACCGCCCGGACACCCGCGGACGGCACAGCCTCCGCCGTCTCCGCCGGCGACGTCACCTTCGCCGGGGTCCTGCCCGACGACCTGCCCGACGGCCTCGTCATCGCCGATGAGACCGGCAGGGTCGTCTGCTTCAACGCCGCAGCGGGCCGCATCACCGCCGTACCCGCCGACCGGGCCCTCGGCCTCCCCCTCGACGAGGCGCTCCCCCTGGAGGACCTCAAGGGGCGCCGCTGGTGGGCGCTGACCGACCCGTACGGCGGACTCGCCACCCGCCGCGGCCAGCCCGAGCGCAATCTCCTCCTCCCCGGCGGCCGCGAGGTCCTCGTCTCCGCCCGGTACGTCCGCGAGCACCCCACCGGCCCCGTCCGCCGCGTCGTGGTCTCCCTGCGCGGCACCGACGCCCGCCGCCGCACCGAGCGCAGCCACGCCGAGCTCATTGCCACCGTCGCCCACGAGCTGCGCTCCCCGCTCACCTCCGTCAAGGGCTTCACCGCGACCCTCCTCGACAAGTGGGAGCGGTTCACCGACGAGCAGAAGCGGCTCATGCTGGAGACCGTCGACGCCGACGCGGGCCGCATCAAGCGCCTCATCGCCGAACTCCTCGACATCTCGCGGATCGACTCCGGCCGGCTGGAGGTGCGCCGCCAGCCCGTCGACCTCGCCGCCG includes:
- the mycP gene encoding type VII secretion-associated serine protease mycosin, producing the protein MLLAAAFSVLPATTAPAHADTIRARQWGLEAMHTTEAWRTTKGKGITVAVLDTGVDADHPDLAGSVLPGRDLIGFGASEGDRAWARHGTAMAGIIAGHGHGPGNESGVLGIAPDVEILPVRVILESSDKARDKARKTRGTALAEGIRWAADHGADVINLSLGDDSKSAHPDAGEDAAVQYALAKGVSVVASAGNGGEKGDHISYPAAYPGVIAVTAVDRYGTRASFSTRRWYATVSAPGVDIVIADPDRRYYEGWGTSAAAAFVSGAVALVRSAHPDLTPAQIKQLLVDTARNRPKGGRSDAKGYGTVDPAAAIEAGAKRKGGDPKNATTGYRRPYFGPGPTAPVEESRPLGLLAPVAGGLGALLLLTAFALGRSKRTR
- a CDS encoding SseB family protein, with translation MALKNIPDPGFSDDDGTADPRLAAALAAWAEDRTAHGPVLEALKGARLLVPVVAVLGEVETDENGLRREKTSDMAVPTLTAGDRRALPAFTSLASLALWDPEARPVAVPLHQALQAAAHEKADTVVLDLAGPVPYQLTGPALLALAEGRASADPLDDPAVREAVRAAVAAEPSVLRAHLGPGSADGTLALVLAGDAAPAEAAQRVARALAADETLRARLVRGLDLALLPASATPPGEPFYVKK
- a CDS encoding DUF1844 domain-containing protein, coding for MSETPQNESADSPENPDFDAMTRDIAEVPAVEVIVTVAVNLMSAAAVKLGLTEEGDKYKDLDEARKLVHALAGLLDAGATEVSSFHAAPLRDGLKSLQLAFREASLIPDEPGQGPGEKYTGPVYG
- the infC gene encoding translation initiation factor IF-3, which translates into the protein MNRRCASVRQAVAWCYRGGSISAEPRINDRIRVPEVRLVGPSGEQVGIVPLAKALELAQEYDLDLVEVAANARPPVCKLMDYGKFKYESAMKAREARKNQAHTVIKEMKLRPKIDPHDYDTKKGHVVRFLKQGDKVKITIMFRGREQSRPELGFRLLQRLASDVEELGFIESNPKQDGRNMIMVLGPHKKKTEAMAEAREAQAARKAERQGVAADEASDAPVEEAPATDAPVAEAQADAPVENPEA
- the rpmI gene encoding 50S ribosomal protein L35, with the protein product MPKNKTHSGAKKRFKVTGSGKILRERAGKRHLLEHKSSKLTRRLTGTAEMAPGDTKTIKKMLGI
- the rplT gene encoding 50S ribosomal protein L20 — encoded protein: MARVKRAVNAHKKRRAILEAASGYRGQRSRLYRKAKEQVTHSLVYNYNDRKKRKGDFRQLWIQRINAAARLNGMTYNRLIQGLKAANIEVDRKILAELAVNDANAFAALVEVAQKALPADVNAPKAAA
- a CDS encoding TrmH family RNA methyltransferase — encoded protein: MVTPELISPRSPRVVAARRLAKRNFRGKDRLFIAEGPQAVREAVEHRGAGGEPTLVELFTTVEAAERYAPIIEAALASGARVHHASDAVLAEVSQTVTPQGIVGVCRFLDSPFEEIVAARPKLVAVLAHVRDPGNAGTVLRCADAAGADAVVLTDASVDLYNPKSVRASVGSLFHLPVAVGVPVEQAVAGLKSAGVRILAADGAGQDDLDDELDAGTMGGPTAWIFGNEAWGLPEETRALADAVVRVPIHGKAESLNLATAAAVCLYASARAQRPRTSA
- a CDS encoding ATP-binding protein encodes the protein MTVGTDSPAQARSAEPHAPEQPGTARTPADGTASAVSAGDVTFAGVLPDDLPDGLVIADETGRVVCFNAAAGRITAVPADRALGLPLDEALPLEDLKGRRWWALTDPYGGLATRRGQPERNLLLPGGREVLVSARYVREHPTGPVRRVVVSLRGTDARRRTERSHAELIATVAHELRSPLTSVKGFTATLLDKWERFTDEQKRLMLETVDADAGRIKRLIAELLDISRIDSGRLEVRRQPVDLAAAIGRHIQVHTTGGQSPDRFFVRIRPDLPALWADPDKIDQILGNLLENAVRHGDGTVTIEVAPRSAGDDGEEEGTEVTVSDEGPGIPEASMSRVFTRFWRGSKRGGTGLGLYIVKGIVEAHGGTITVGRGPRGGAEFRFTLPVGTPAHLI